The following are encoded together in the Pleurocapsa sp. FMAR1 genome:
- a CDS encoding EAL domain-containing protein, whose product MSDREIVEIVQQQNSLLNRIEAVLAENQRLRTELQELKEREERFRQIAENVREVFFVISAKTDEILYISPTYETVWGRSCQSLYEDPQSWLLAIHPEDSYKAIATIETQFRTGDDFEEEYRIIRPDKSICWVRVRAFPVRDVMGKVNRFVGIAEDITKRREAEEALKKSEEQFRLTFEMAPIGMAISSLKGRFKRVNQALCDALGYTQKELLELSFAQISHPEDLQIHRSLEQQLIKGKESDFQIEKRFIAKNGRIVDTLLKVLVVLDADDRPLHFNNQIVDITERKYMEQQLLHDALHDALTGLPNRALFMDRLEQQLKKSQNQKDYLFAVLFLDLDRFKVVNDSVGHLVGDKLLIEIGRRLEGSIAPTDTVARLGGDEFTILLENIASKSEATLVAESIYQTLTFPFNIEGYELFTTASIGIALSSQGYKKPEDILRDADLTMYSAKEQGKARYEIFDNSLRDRAVKRLELETDLRRALERGEFEVYYQPITSLRLGILSGFEALARWNHPTKGRIKPDNFIPICEETGLIVPLGNWLLQQACQAAKDWQLKYPEHPTIRMSVNLSGQQFREPQLIEEIDRILEETGLEGKFLKLEITESILIDNLETVTDIILTLRKRQIQFSIDDFGTGYSSLSYLNRFPVDTIKIDRSFVSQMQANGENSAIVKAIVILAHMLKMDVIAEGIETTSQLAQLRLLECEYGQGFFFSRPLNHQQAEALIASLPQW is encoded by the coding sequence ATGTCCGATCGGGAAATAGTAGAAATTGTACAGCAGCAGAATTCTCTTTTAAACCGAATTGAAGCAGTCTTGGCTGAAAATCAACGATTGAGAACAGAATTACAGGAGTTGAAAGAGAGGGAGGAACGTTTTCGACAAATTGCGGAAAATGTCCGCGAGGTCTTTTTTGTCATCTCTGCTAAGACTGACGAAATACTATATATAAGCCCTACTTACGAAACAGTATGGGGTCGTAGCTGTCAGAGTTTGTATGAAGATCCTCAATCTTGGTTATTGGCAATTCATCCAGAAGATTCTTATAAAGCGATCGCCACAATTGAAACTCAATTTAGAACAGGAGACGATTTTGAAGAAGAATATCGAATTATTCGTCCTGACAAATCTATATGCTGGGTAAGAGTTAGAGCCTTTCCTGTTCGCGATGTAATGGGCAAAGTTAACCGCTTTGTAGGTATTGCTGAAGATATTACTAAACGCAGAGAAGCAGAAGAAGCTTTAAAAAAGAGTGAAGAACAGTTTCGTCTTACCTTTGAAATGGCTCCTATTGGCATGGCTATTAGTAGCCTAAAGGGCAGGTTTAAGAGGGTCAACCAGGCTTTATGTGATGCTTTGGGATATACCCAAAAGGAATTGTTAGAATTATCGTTTGCACAAATTAGCCATCCTGAAGACTTGCAAATACACCGCAGCTTAGAACAGCAATTAATTAAGGGTAAAGAGTCAGACTTTCAAATAGAAAAACGTTTTATTGCCAAAAATGGTCGGATAGTTGATACTTTGCTCAAAGTACTAGTTGTTCTTGATGCCGACGATCGACCCCTACATTTTAATAATCAGATCGTCGATATTACCGAACGCAAATATATGGAGCAACAATTACTTCACGATGCTCTCCATGATGCGCTGACAGGATTACCTAATCGAGCTTTGTTTATGGATCGCTTAGAACAACAGCTTAAAAAAAGCCAAAATCAAAAAGACTATCTATTTGCTGTACTGTTTCTCGATCTCGATCGCTTTAAAGTAGTCAACGATAGCGTTGGTCATTTAGTTGGGGACAAATTATTAATTGAAATTGGTCGTCGTTTGGAAGGCTCGATCGCACCCACAGATACAGTAGCTCGTTTGGGAGGAGACGAATTTACTATTCTGCTGGAAAATATTGCTAGTAAATCTGAGGCTACTTTGGTGGCTGAAAGTATTTATCAAACTTTAACTTTCCCGTTCAACATTGAAGGTTATGAGCTATTTACTACCGCTAGTATTGGAATTGCCCTTTCTTCTCAGGGATATAAAAAACCAGAGGATATTTTACGAGATGCGGATCTGACGATGTATAGTGCTAAGGAACAGGGCAAAGCACGTTATGAAATCTTTGATAATTCCCTGCGCGATCGCGCCGTAAAAAGATTAGAGCTGGAAACAGACCTCAGACGGGCGTTAGAGCGAGGAGAATTTGAAGTTTACTATCAGCCAATCACTTCTTTAAGACTAGGAATATTATCTGGCTTTGAGGCACTTGCTCGCTGGAATCATCCGACAAAAGGTCGGATTAAACCAGACAATTTTATTCCTATCTGCGAGGAAACTGGTTTAATTGTGCCTCTAGGTAACTGGTTGCTTCAGCAAGCTTGCCAGGCTGCGAAAGATTGGCAGTTGAAATATCCCGAACATCCTACAATTAGGATGAGCGTTAATCTTTCTGGTCAGCAGTTTCGTGAACCACAGTTAATTGAAGAAATCGATCGCATTCTCGAAGAAACTGGTTTAGAAGGAAAGTTTCTTAAGTTAGAAATTACCGAAAGTATTTTAATTGATAATTTAGAAACAGTCACAGATATTATTTTAACCCTGAGAAAAAGACAAATTCAGTTTAGTATCGATGATTTTGGCACAGGATATTCATCTCTTAGCTATTTAAACCGTTTTCCTGTAGATACAATCAAAATAGACCGTTCTTTTGTCAGTCAGATGCAGGCTAACGGCGAAAACTCAGCCATTGTCAAAGCGATTGTTATTCTGGCTCATATGTTAAAGATGGACGTTATCGCCGAAGGAATTGAAACCACTTCTCAGTTGGCACAGCTAAGATTATTAGAATGCGAGTATGGACAGGGTTTCTTCTTCTCTAGACCATTGAACCATCAACAAGCAGAAGCTTTAATTGCTAGTTTGCCCCAGTGGTGA
- a CDS encoding four helix bundle protein — translation MNNNSPSIQERTENFAIRCINAYAEINKKNNFSHAAVVLSKQFLRSSTSIGANCSEATFAQSRKDFISKYSIALKEANESRYWCDSFS, via the coding sequence ATGAATAATAATAGCCCTTCTATTCAAGAAAGAACTGAGAATTTTGCTATTAGATGTATAAACGCCTATGCAGAAATTAACAAAAAAAATAATTTTAGCCATGCAGCAGTAGTTCTATCAAAACAATTTTTGCGTTCTTCTACTTCCATTGGAGCAAACTGTTCAGAAGCTACTTTTGCTCAATCTAGAAAAGATTTTATTTCAAAATACTCAATAGCTTTAAAAGAAGCAAATGAAAGTCGGTACTGGTGCGATTCGTTCTCCTGA